In Clupea harengus chromosome 25, Ch_v2.0.2, whole genome shotgun sequence, one genomic interval encodes:
- the myom1a gene encoding myomesin 1a (skelemin) isoform X2, translating into MSGSLHKQHHSHHESSHKQTSHLEKSVTQSHTVKRSIRRTVKATAVAEKAEETLTTLSKKAKRNYLAVDTDSHVIGYVVPVFRSSHLVARDLAEAQEEVKEEGIGYVVMKNLFSKEEDFKMKVETKTRKTTIRESADLLTLGKKIHEKQEFTKKMNADSLTHPPEFMVKPKGQTVWEGKSVTLHCTLAGWPKPRVAWYKNNVPIDAKAHPDKYTAESNYNMHSLKIQSCDFNDTAEYRVSGLNIKGESSSFAHVVVKRYQEGEKVVAKPHGFSDEFGVTFRTTIIDKFAVAFGHEGETLSLGCTVIVYPTVKRYTPEVLWYRDSVLLKPSKWVHMHWSGEKATLTLAHLNKEDEGLYTLRINTKSGFETYSSYVYVKDADVEVEGAPVAPLDVRCHDANKDYVVVTWKQPAVEGSSPIVGYFIDRCEIGTTHWAQCNETPVKYARFPVTGLVEGRSYTFRVRAISKAGASRPSRVSDTVVAMDPSDRSRQRAGPSAPWTGMIKFTEEEPTGGVVPGEPTHLAVIEATKSYVVLSWKPPAQRGHEGVMYYIEKCVSGSDNWQRVNSGMPSKSPRFAVFDLAEGKSYNFRVRCSNSAGVGEASAPTDATTVGDKLDLPSAPGAVVAIRNTASSVVVSWGKSKDVKHLVGYYIETSVEGSNVWVPCNNKPVKCTRFVCHGLNTGDKLVFRVKAVNASGYSTHSALSEAVIVKASVAISGPPSGVKMAERLRDYMVISWQPPAKSGGADIVGYYVDYRTVKGGVTGQWHELNTQAVTGTSYKAENLKENVFYQFQVRAGNMAGVSGASLPSVGLECKEWTVAVPGPPCGLHVLEVRKTSLVLLWEPPTFNGRSPIDGYYVDIKEAAADDNSWKCVHDRSIKLKYKKITGLKAGTAYHLRVSARNVVGVGKPTKGLGPVVAETRPGTNEIIMDVDDDGVISMIFECSAMGEGSEFIWSKNYKELTDTSRLTIETSGGRSRAIFNNASVEDLAIYSCKVTNTDGVSASYTLTEEVLKRLLDMSFDHKFPVIPFKSEMAIELQEKGRVRFWAQVAKFTENCQVEYVFNDTTVTQGKKYTVNFDKSAGIIEMYMDSLEVTDEGTYTFDLVDGKAKGRTSLVLIGEEFAVLQKKSEFERAEWVRRQGPHFVEYLGFEVTPECNVHLKCKIGNIKAETEITWFKDSHEIQEDDEEAQKISTEDAVLTFDIAKISKKDAGTYEVKLKDERGKDHSKFDLTGAGYEAVMNEVFRVIANSSTEISIMSTEHGIILYSFVVYHTEELRVGWLLKESKISHSERVQCGVTGEQLWLKINEPTEKDKGKYAMDIFDGQSGVKRAFDLSGQAWEDAFEEFKRLKAAAIAERNRARVVGGLPDVVTIQEGKSLNLTGNVWGDPAPEVTWLKNDRELVSDEHYTLKFEHGKFASITIAAVNTADSGKYALQVKNKYGTEAMPFTVSVYFPEDEADRKKVEKK; encoded by the exons ATGTCCGGATCCTTGCACAAGCAGCATCACAGCCACCATGAGAGCAGCCACAAACAAACCAGCCATTTGGAGAAGTCCGTGACTCAGAGTCACACCGTGAAGAGGAGCATCCGCCG CACTGTGAAAGCCACTGCGGTAGCAGAAAAGGCAGAGGAAACTCTGACCACGCTATCCAAGAAAGCCAAACGCAACTACCTGGCGGTTGACACCGACAGTCACGTCATAGGATATGTGGTACCTGTCTTCAGAAGCAG TCACTTAGTGGCCAGAGACCTGGCAGAGGCCCAGGAGGAGGTCAAGGAGGAAGGGATCGGCTATGTGGTCATGAAGAACCTCTTCTCCAAAGAAGAAGACTTTAAGATGAAGGTGGAGACGAAGACCAGAAAGACGACCATTAGGGAGTCTGCTGACCTCCTGACTTTGGGCAAAAAG ATTCATGAGAAGCAGGAGTTCACGAAGAAGATGAATGCGGACAGCCTCACCCACCCCCCTGAGTTCATGGTGAAGCCCAAGGGCCAGACCGTGTGGGAGGGGAAGAGCGtgacactgcactgcacctTGGCCGGGTGGCCTAAACCACGCGTGGCCTG GTACAAGAACAATGTTCCCATCGACGCCAAGGCTCACCCTGACAAGTACACCGCAGAGAGCAATTACAACATGCACTCTCTGAAGATTCAAAG CTGTGATTTCAATGACACTGCTGAGTATCGTGTGTCAGGCCTTAACATTAAGGGGGAGAGTTCCTCCTTCGCCCATGTTGTTGTAAAAA GATACCAAGAGGGCGAAAAGGTTGTTGCCAAACCAC ATGGCTTCTCTGACGAGTTCGGAGTCACCTTCAGGACCACTATCATTGATAAGTTTGCGGTGGCCTTTGGCCATGAGGGCGAGACCCTGAGCCTGGGCTGCACTGTGATCGTCTACCCAACCGTCAAGCGCTACACGCCTGAAGTGCTGTGGTACAGAGATA GTGTTCTCCTGAAGCCCTCTAAATGGGTGCACATGCactggagtggagagaaggccaCGCTGACCCTGGCCCACCTCAACAAGGAAGACGAGGGCCTCTACACCTTGCGTATCAACACCAAGTCTGGCTTTGAGACCTACTCTTCTTACGTCTATGTTAAAG atgctgATGTGGAGGTGGAAGGTGCCCCTGTTGCTCCTCTGGATGTGAGATGCCACGATGCCAATAAAGACTACGTGGTGGTGACCTGGAAGCAGCCAGCCGTGGAGGGCAGTAGTCCTATCGTGGGCTACTTCATTGACAG GTGTGAGATTGGCACAACCCATTGGGCTCAGTGCAACGAGACTCCGGTGAAGTATGCCCGCTTCCCAGTGACGGGCTTGGTGGAGGGCCGCTCCTACACCTTCAGGGTGCGCGCCATCAGCAAGGCTGGCGCGAGCCGACCCTCACGCGTCTCTGACACCGTGGTTGCCATGGATCCCTCCGACCGCTCCCGTCAGAGAG CTGGTCCCTCCGCTCCCTGGACTGGGATGATCAAGTTCACTGAGGAGGAGCCCACAG GGGGAGTGGTCCCCGGTGAACCCACCCATCTGGCGGTCATTGAGGCCACCAAGAGCTACGTGGTGCTGAGCTGGAAGCCTCCAGCGCAGAGGGGTCATGAGGGGGTCATGTACTACATCgagaag TGCGTTAGCGGTTCAGATAACTGGCAAAGGGTGAACTCGGGCATGCCGTCCAAGTCCCCACGCTTTGCCGTGTTTGACCTGGCAGAGGGCAAGTCCTACAACTTCCGCGTCCGCTGCTCCAACTCCGCTGGTGTCGGGGAGGCCTCCGCCCCTACCGATGCCACCACTGTGGGAGACAAACTTG ACCTCCCCTCAGCTCCAGGTGCCGTGGTGGCCATTAGGAACACTGCCTCGTCTGTGGTGGTGAGCTGGGGCAAGAGCAAGGACGTGAAACACCTCGTGGGCTATTACATCGAGACCAGCGTGGAGGGCAGCAATGTGTGGGTGCCCTGCAATAACAAGCCAGTCAAGTGCACAAG GTTTGTCTGCCATGGACTGAACACTGGGGACAAGCTGGTGTTCAGGGTTAAGGCAGTGAACGCTTCAGGATACAGCAcccactctgctctctctgagGCTGTTATTGTGAAAGCCAGTGTTG CCATCTCTGGGCCTCCCAGCGGCGTCAAGATGGCGGAGCGCCTGCGCGACTACATGGTGATTAGCTGGCAGCCTCCAGCTAAGAGCGGCGGGGCAGACATCGTGGGTTACTATGTGGACTACAGGACAGTCAAGGGAGGCGTCACCGGCCAGTGGCATGAGCTGAACACTCAGGCGGTCACTGGAACCTCATATAAA GCGGAGAACCTGAAGGAGAATGTCTTTTATCAATTCCAAGTTCGTGCCGGCAACATGGCAGGCGTTAGTGGAGCCTCCTTGCCCAGTGTGGGACTGGAGTGCAAAGAATGGACCGTGGCAGTGCCAG GGCCTCCCTGTGGCCTCCATGTGCTGGAGGTGCGTAAGACCTCCCTGGTGCTGCTGTGGGAACCCCCCACATTCAACGGACGCAGTCCAATCGACGGCTACTACGTGGACATCAAAGAGGCCGCGGCTGATGATAACTCCTGGAAGTGTGTCCACGATCGGTCCATCAAGCTCAAGTACAAGAAG atcACTGGTCTGAAGGCTGGTACAGCCTACCATCTTCGCGTCAGTGCTCGAAACGTGGTTGGCGTTGGCAAGCCTACCAAGGGGCTCGGTCCTGTTGTTGCAGAGACACGCCCTG GCACCAACGAGATCATTATGGATGTGGATGATGACGGCGTTATCTCTATGATCTTTGAGTGCTCTGCAATGGGCGAGGGTTCAGAGTTCATATGGTCCAAGAACTACAAGGAGCTCACAGACACCTCTCGCCTCACCATTGAGACGTCTGGGGGCAG GTCCAGGGCCATCTTCAACAACGCATCTGTGGAGGACCTGGCCATCTACTCATGCAAGGTCACCAACACGGATGGCGTCTCAGCCagctacacactcactgagGAGG TACTGAAGCGCCTGCTTGATATGAGCTTTGACCACAAATTCCCCG TTATACCCTTCAAGTCTGAGATGGCTAttgagctgcaggagaagggcaGGGTTCGCTTCTGGGCTCAAGTGGCTAAGTTTACAGAAAACTGCCAAGTGGAATATGTGTTCAATGACACCACCGTCACCCAGGGAAAG AAATACACGGTGAACTTTGACAAGAGCGCAGGCATCATTGAGATGTACATGGACTCGCTGGAGGTCACTGATGAAGGAACCTACACCTTCGACCTGGTCGATGGAAAAGCGAAGGGCCGCACCAGCCTTGTGTTGATTGGAGAGG AATTTGCTGTTCTACAGAAGAAGTCAGAGTTCGAGAGGGCAGAATGGGTCAGAAGACAAG GCCCTCACTTTGTGGAGTATCTTGGCTTCGAGGTGACCCCAGAATGCAATGTGCATTTGAAATGCAAG ATTGGAAACATCAAAGCAGAGACCGAGATCACCTGGTTTAAGGATAGTCACGAGATTCAGGAGGACGATGAGGAGGCACAGAAAATCAGCACTGAAGACGCGGTGCTGACCTTCGATATTGCCAAG ATTTCAAAGAAGGATGCTGGTACCTATGAGGTCAAActgaaggatgagagaggaaaggaccACAGCAAGTTCGATCTGACAGGCGCAG GTTATGAGGCGGTCATGAACGAGGTGTTCAGAGTCATCG CAAACTCCTCCACGGAAATCAGTATTATGAGCACAGAACACGGCATCATACTTTACTCTTTCGTTGTGTATCACACTGAGGAACTTCGTGTTGGCTGGCTGCTCAA agAGTCTAAGATCTCCCACTCGGAGAGAGTGCAGTGCGGTGTGACTGGGGAGCAGCTGTGGCTCAAGATCAATGAGcccacagagaaagacaaggggAAGTATGCCATGGACATCTTTGACGGCCAGAGTGGCGTCAAGAGGGCCTTTGACCTGTCTGGACAAG CATGGGAGGATGCGTTCGAGGAGTTCAAAAGACTTAA GGCTGCAGCTATTGCAGAAAGAA